One genomic window of Cyprinus carpio isolate SPL01 chromosome A23, ASM1834038v1, whole genome shotgun sequence includes the following:
- the LOC109107595 gene encoding fibronectin type III domain-containing protein 7 isoform X4, whose protein sequence is MASHGGIKGLLLLLGIVSQASGSTMTVSVFTVTSKSTVLRWSKYEGALSYRVTASLRNSQVPVVFASFGQNTIMGSVNSLNPNTAYTFRVEALGSNMNMLTDATVDGLTAPDVPTIVMASSKESQSITVEFPTVSGATSYILRTETDDGSFFSEIPVPGSPGTVTNLQPYTDYILSVMSVNSAGRSQPSLPVEAKTVLSAPLFNTSSPSNSSILVKWEPVNHAVLYSLSIIKEGSYSRSPLNTTETQVHLPDLEAGTKYCIKGNAWSPDNIPGDDFTVCQITRSPTPQSIELVVTSTPDAGIVVSWGPSKGAEQYVAMSLTGQNCSSSSNSCILVPLSCGETNTVTVIAINQAGNSAPSYPVQIISFPCPPQPIWVEELVPGNCSVKWSAVPQAEYYTTFIKSDDGIEGMCNSTKLYCQFNCQCGYSYIMSVFAHNHAGPSPPGPLLNHTTLPCCPALTTVSAASWETLMMEWSPVRGADLYETRAVDANEVILCNDTAPRCALSDLNCNSLYSVVVIPCNDISGCNLTCSPQTHETAPCMPVITGVSQINTSSSSVLVSWTSDNTAANYTVSVIGSVGDIHVCHSNGTSCLVSNLPCGSVYEVSTIASTSAGESIPSFTIPLETAPCCPDNLTVSHVTQAMTNVTWSPAIGAQTYIASLSSPRGHAQCHTMETECVMGCITCGNNYTVSLEAISRTGHKAECTYHGFSASDCCPSGIRLYRGSNNTLIVRWRSSSALSQYTAEVTGSSKTHACSPEPGIYTCTVSEIVCGQVYTVVVAPLKPDGSKVQFCNSRLYSVTCVGSNVGLVLYQGKR, encoded by the exons atgGCAAGCCATGGAGGAATCAAGGGGCTGCTGCTTTTGCTTGGAATAGTCTCACAG GCATCAG gCAGCACAATGACCGTGAGTGTTTTTACGGTGACATCAAAGAGCACAGTATTGCGCTGGAGCAAATATGAAGGTGCATTGTCCTACAGAGTAACAGCTTCTCTCAGAAACTCTCAAGTCCCTGTGGTCTTTGCCAGCTTTGGACAAAACACTATTATGGGCTCCGTCAATTCTCTGAATCCCAACACTGCGTACACCTTTCGTGTCGAGGCCCTGGGCAGCAACATGAACATGCTGACAGATGCTACTGTGGATGGATTGACTG CTCCTGATGTGCCCACCATTGTGATGGCCTCCTCTAAAGAAAGCCAGAGCATCACTGTGGAATTCCCTACGGTCTCCGGTGCCACTTCCTACATCCTGCGCACTGAGACAGATGATGGATCATTCTTCTCAGAGATCCCAGTACCTGGCTCTCCGGGGACTGTCACCAACCTACAGCCATACACAGACTACATTCTCAGTGTCATGTCCGTCAACAGCGCAGGCAGAAGCCAGCCTTCCCTCCCCGTGGAGGCTAAGACAG TCCTTTCTGCTCCTCTGTTCAACACCAGCTCTCCCAGCAACAGCAGCATCCTGGTGAAGTGGGAGCCAGTGAATCACGCTGTCCTCTACAGTCTCAGCATCATCAAGGAAGGCTCATACAGCCGAAGTCCCCTCAACACCACCGAAACTCAGGTTCACCTTCCAGACCTGGAAGCAGGAACCAAATACTGTATTAAAGGAAATGCCTGGAGTCCTGACAACATTCCCGGAGATGACTTCACAGTTTGCCAGATCACAC GTTCTCCCACTCCTCAGTCCATTGAGCTGGTGGTGACAAGCACCCCTGATGCTGGTATTGTGGTGTCATGGGGCCCATCTAAGGGTGCAGAGCAGTATGTTGCCATGAGCTTGACCGGACAGAACTGCTCATCATCTAGTAACTCCTGCATCCTGGTTCCTCTGAGCTGTGGAGAGACAAACACTGTCACAGTGATCGCTATCAACCAGGCCGGAAACAGTGCCCCCTCTTACCCAGTACAGATTATTTCAT TCCCTTGTCCCCCACAGCCCATCTGGGTGGAGGAATTGGTGCCTGGCAACTGTTCTGTGAAGTGGAGCGCTGTCCCTCAAGCAGAGTACTACAccacatttattaaaagtgacgATGGCATCGAGGGGATGTGCAACTCGACCAAGCTATACTGTCAGTTTAACTGCCAGTGCGGATACTCTTACATCATGAGTGTGTTTGCACACAACCATGCTGGACCCAGTCCCCCAGGACCTCTGCTCAACCACACCACCT TGCCTTGCTGTCCAGCACTCACAACGGTTTCTGCAGCTTCTTGGGAGACACTGATGATGGAGTGGTCTCCCGTGCGTGGTGCAGATCTGTATGAGACCCGTGCTGTGGATGCAAATGAAGTGATTCTGTGTAATGACACGGCGCCCAGGTGTGCCCTCTCTGACCTCAATTGCAACAGTTTGTACAGTGTAGTCGTCATACCTTGCAACGACATAAGTGGCTGCAACCTCACCTGCAGTCCACAAACGCATGAAACAG cTCCATGCATGCCAGTGATCACCGGTGTGAGCCAGATTAACACATCCAGTTCTAGTGTGCTGGTTAGCTGGACTTCTGATAACACAGCTGCCAACTACACCGTCAGTGTGATTGGCTCAGTGGGTGACATACACGTCTGTCACTCAAACGGCACCTCCTGTCTGGTGTCCAACCTGCCCTGTGGGTCCGTCTATGAAGTCAGTACCATCGCATCAACTTCAGCTGGAGAGAGCATTCCCAGTTTCACCATTCCCCTGGAAACAG caccTTGCTGTCCAGACAATCTCACGGTGAGCCATGTGACCCAGGCTATGACAAATGTGACCTGGTCGCCCGCTATCGGCGCCCAGACCTACATTGCCTCTCTGTCTTCACCACGCGGCCATGCGCAGTGTCACACTATGGAAACAGAATGTGTGATGGGATGCATCACTTGTGGCAATAACTATACGGTCTCACTGGAAGCCATCAGTCGCACCGGGCACAAGGCGGAGTGCACCTATCACGGATTCTCTGCCA GTGACTGCTGTCCCTCAGGCATCCGTCTCTATAGAGGAAGCAATAACACGCTGATTGTGCGCTGGAGGTCCAGCAGTGCCCTCTCCCAATACACAGCAGAAGTCACCGGAAGCAGCAAGACTCACGCGTGCAGCCCAGAGCCCGGCATCTACACATGCACAGTGTCAGAGATCGTGTGCGGTCAGGTCTACACAGTGGTCGTCGCCCCACTGAAACCAGACGGAAGCAAGGTCCAGTTCTGTAACAGCAGGCTGTATTCAG TCACATGTGTGGGCAGCAATGTTGGACTCG TACTCTATCAAGGAAAAAGATAA